The stretch of DNA AGTATATCATCCGTTACGTAACGCCTGCCTACCTGATTCTTCTTTTGCTGTTCTGGGGGATTCAAGAGTGGTGGCCGATAGCGACCATGCAAGGCGTGGAAGCGGACAAGGCGTCCTGGATAAGTATCACGCGACTGGTGATGAGCGCATTCTTCGCGTTGCTGGTGTATTGGGTGTGGCAGGCTGACAAACGGGGCAAGTTCCCCAAACTGCACAAGGAGGCAAAATGACAGCGGCCGGATGGGTGTTGATGCTGCTTTCGTGGGCAACGATTATCAGTCTGTTTGTGTTTTGCCTGACGAAGGTGTTCACGTCCGAGCGCAAGACGGACTGACGCGCACTTCATGAGCGAGGCAAAGGTTTCGGTGCGCGGACAGCTCCGGCTGCTTGACGCGACGATGCTGGTTGTGGGCTCGATGATCGGGTCGGGCATTTTCATTGTTTCGGCAGACATCGCGCGCAATGTGGGTTCTTCCGGCTGGCTGCTTTTGGTGTGGCTCGTGAGCGGAGTAATGACACTGATTCCGGCGGTGAGTTACGGCGAGCTATCGGGAATGTATCCGCAGGCGGGCGGGCAGTATGTTTATCTGAGGAACGCGTATAACCCTCTCATCGGGTTTTTATACGGATGGACGTTCTTCATGGTCATTCAGTGCGGCACGATTGCGGCGGTGGCTGTGGCGTTTGCGAAATTCACGGCGGTGCTGATTCCGTGGTTTTCGGAGCAGCATGTGCTCTTTGAAGTATCGGGTTTGACATTCTCAGCGGCGCAGCTTCTGGCACTATTCAATATCACGGTGCTGACGTATTTGAACATGCAGGGGCTGCGGGAAGGGAAGTTTGTGCAGAATCTGTTCACGTTCAGCAAGATTGCGGTGCTGGTATTGCTGATTGTGCTTGGATTCTCGCTGGGGCTGAATCCGGACGTGGTGAAGCTGAATTTCGCCAACGCGTGGGAGGCGATGCGGGCAACCGTGGGGGAGAACGGTCAAGTGATTCGAGAATCGCTGTCGGGCGCGGATTTACTCAGCGCGTGCGGATTGGGATGTGTGGGAGCAATATTCGCCCTTGATGCATGGAACAGCTCGACGTTTACGGCGGCGGAGACGCACAATCCGCGCAAGACCATCGCGCAGAGTCTGGCGTTGGGAACAGCGCTGGTGACCGGACTTTATGTGCTGACGAACGTGGCCTATTTGTTCATGCTGCCGGTCATTGGCGACCCGAATGGTGCGGATGTGATTGCACGGGGATTTCAGTTTGCGGCGAGTGACCGGATTGCCACGGCGAGTGTGGAGACTTTGCTTGGGGGAGCGGCGGCGATTGTGGTTGCCATTTGTGTGATGATTTCCACGTTCGGCTGCAACAACGGCATCGTTCTGACGGGAGCACGAGTTTACTACGCGATGTCGCAGCACGGATTGTTCTTTAAGGACGCACAGAAAATCAACAAGCACGGCGTGCCGGGAGTGGCGCTGGTGATGCAAGGATTGTGGAGCGGCGTGCTTTGTTTGTCGGGGAAGTATGGAGACTTGCTCGATTATGTTGTGTTCGCGACGGTGCTGTTTTATGTGCTGACGGTGTGGGGCATCATTCGCCTGCGGACGCTGCGGCCTGACGAAGAGCGGCCGTTCCGCGCACCGGGGTATCCGTATTTACAGATTGCGTATTTGATATTCGCGGTGCTGTTTTCCGTCAATCTGCTTATCTACAAGCCGCAATACACCTGGCCGGGATTGTTTATCGTTCTGCTGGGGATTCCGGTGTATTATCTTTGGCGTAAGAATCCTGAACGCCATTCCCCGACCCTTTCCTCCTAGCCGGAGAAAGGTGATGCGTGTTCATGCCACGAGCTGACTTACATATACATACCAAATTTTCGAACCGTCCGACGAATTTCTTTTTGAAGAAACTCAAGGTGTCGGAGTCGACAACGGAGCCGTTGGCGGCATATCATGTTGCCAAGCGGCGCGGGATGGACTATGTCGCGATAACGGACAGCGATTCGCTGGAGGGATACGCGCAGCTTGCGCACTTTGCCGACGTTATACCGGCTTGTGAGACGGCGACATTTTTCCCCGAAGACGGGTGTCCGGTGCGGCTGCTCATCTACGGACTTAACGACGCACAGCTTGGACGGCTGTTGTCGCTGCGCGGGAATCTCTACAGCGTGCGTGACTACCTGCTGGCGGAGAATCTTTTTCATGTGGTGGCGCAGCCGCTGGAACCGCACGACGGAAAATTGTCGCCGGACCATGTTGAACGACTGCTTCTGCTATTTGACCATTTTGAAGCCCGCAGCGGCGGACGGCAGCAGAGGTCGAATGAGTTTACGACTGCGTATTTGGACGCGTTGACGCCGGAATATCTGGATCTGCTGCAGCGGAAGTGGAAGATTACGCCGATTGCGGAGCGGCCGTGGCAGAAGGGGCATATCGGCAGTTCGAACGATTACTGCGGTCAGTATATCGGATTGACGTGGACGGAAGTTCCGCAGGCAAACTCGGCTGATGAGTTTCTTGATCAGCTGCGATTGCGGCGGGGTGTTGCGGGAGGGAATCACGGCTCAACGATTGCTTCGGCGCACTCGATGTACAGAGTGGCGGCGCAGCTTTACGCGAGTAAAGTACTCCGGCGTGAAGGCGAACTGCAGGGGATACTGGAATTGATATTGACGCGCCTGCTGTCCCCGGAAAAGCCGACCAAAAGGCAGGTGGCAGGGTCGCTGTGGCAGGGATTCAAGGGGCTGTTCAAGATTCGCAAGAAGCCGTCGGCGATTGAACGAAAGCTGATTGCGGAAATTATCCGGGCCTATCGTGAGCTTCCGAAAGAGGAGCGACTCGGAGGAATTGAGCGCGATGATCTGCAGACGTTCGACGCGCGCCTGTATAGCATGGCAGACCGGGTGCTCAGCAAGGTGAGCTATCAGCTTCTGAGTGACGCGATGAAGGATTTCGAGCGCGGGCAAATCGGGAGCGGATTGCCGCTGGTGGCCGCACTGCTGCCGATTCAGAGCGTGATGGCTCCGTATCTTTATTCGTTCGACAAACTGAATCGCGACCGCAAGCTCATCAGCGAGTTGAGTGCGCGGGTCGAGGGGACGCTGGAGCTGCCGAGGAAATCCGCGCGCAAGAAGGTGGCGTGGTTTTCAGACACGGTGACGGACGTGAACGGCGTTTCGATGACGCTGCACCGGATGTCGGACGTGGCGGAAAAGCTGGGTGAGGACCTGCAGATAATCTGTTCGGTCGCGGAATCACGCGCACC from bacterium encodes:
- a CDS encoding glycosyltransferase, with the translated sequence MKKLKVSESTTEPLAAYHVAKRRGMDYVAITDSDSLEGYAQLAHFADVIPACETATFFPEDGCPVRLLIYGLNDAQLGRLLSLRGNLYSVRDYLLAENLFHVVAQPLEPHDGKLSPDHVERLLLLFDHFEARSGGRQQRSNEFTTAYLDALTPEYLDLLQRKWKITPIAERPWQKGHIGSSNDYCGQYIGLTWTEVPQANSADEFLDQLRLRRGVAGGNHGSTIASAHSMYRVAAQLYASKVLRREGELQGILELILTRLLSPEKPTKRQVAGSLWQGFKGLFKIRKKPSAIERKLIAEIIRAYRELPKEERLGGIERDDLQTFDARLYSMADRVLSKVSYQLLSDAMKDFERGQIGSGLPLVAALLPIQSVMAPYLYSFDKLNRDRKLISELSARVEGTLELPRKSARKKVAWFSDTVTDVNGVSMTLHRMSDVAEKLGEDLQIICSVAESRAPTGSKFLNFPPVGEVAIPDYELQKLSVPPILRIIQYLEAQNFDEYIISTPGPVGLIAMFAAKLFKVPVRAIYHSDFPQHVRQITGDEGLEQTTWKFMRWFYGLADAVYSPSDHYRKQLVEHGFNPRRLFIYTRGTDLDFYNPRHRDEEFYKPYGIAGRVIFVYTGRVSREKNLDVVIDAFAEDELLKEKAALAIVGDGPYREELIARQLPPMIVFPGFVKGKQLAKAYSSGDVFVFPSTTDTYGNSVLEAQASGLPSLVSNEGGPKEIILPDESGFVLPGYDVQAWRGAMRSLVESEDLRHRMAAAARARAATRDWSTAFKEFWDEDPYPKADEEVRAVVIS
- a CDS encoding amino acid permease; amino-acid sequence: MSEAKVSVRGQLRLLDATMLVVGSMIGSGIFIVSADIARNVGSSGWLLLVWLVSGVMTLIPAVSYGELSGMYPQAGGQYVYLRNAYNPLIGFLYGWTFFMVIQCGTIAAVAVAFAKFTAVLIPWFSEQHVLFEVSGLTFSAAQLLALFNITVLTYLNMQGLREGKFVQNLFTFSKIAVLVLLIVLGFSLGLNPDVVKLNFANAWEAMRATVGENGQVIRESLSGADLLSACGLGCVGAIFALDAWNSSTFTAAETHNPRKTIAQSLALGTALVTGLYVLTNVAYLFMLPVIGDPNGADVIARGFQFAASDRIATASVETLLGGAAAIVVAICVMISTFGCNNGIVLTGARVYYAMSQHGLFFKDAQKINKHGVPGVALVMQGLWSGVLCLSGKYGDLLDYVVFATVLFYVLTVWGIIRLRTLRPDEERPFRAPGYPYLQIAYLIFAVLFSVNLLIYKPQYTWPGLFIVLLGIPVYYLWRKNPERHSPTLSS